Below is a window of candidate division WOR-3 bacterium DNA.
GAGATTTTAAGAAAAATACTCATGGTGTGTCTCCTTTGGCGGGTGCTGATTTTGGTGGCACCCGCCTTTTATTATAATCAAATATAACTCCTCTTTCAATTTTCCACATAATTTGAATATATCTCCCGTCAAGGCTGGGGAAATCAGTTGCGCCGGGATTTAGGCTTCTACTTATACCACCAATTGGACTTTCGGTTAGATCTATAATTAAACCTCGGATTAAATTTTCAGTTAGACCCCTAATTAGACTTCCAATTATTCTTTTTATTACCCCTACTTTTATCCCTTCTTTTAGGCCCTTATTTAGAACTCCAATTAGACCTAAATTTAGACCCCTACTTAGACTTTCCATTAGAACCCCGATACCATCCCCTGTATGCTACACCCCTTTTTATAAAGATAAACCCCTCCTTTCTCATAAAATTCTTATCACTTAACTCAAGTCTTATTTAAGACCTACTTCTCCGCTAAAGCCTCCTTAATCTCCCAGAGGAAATCCCGCATAGATATCTATTCGCCTTAAAGCATCTTTCATATTACACCTCTCTTTTTGGGGTTGGGATGAGAACCCAATACCCCTACATATAAATACGGAAATACCCCCCATTTTCTGACACTAAATTTTTAGGCTAATTTTAGAAAATCTCCCCATCCGGCAAGATTTTTGCTAACTTTTCCATCTCTAAAACCGCCAATCGGAACCCGTCTAATTTCACCTTGACATTAGGAAAAAGGTTAGTATAATTAAAGGTGGTAGTTAAAGGATTGGAGGTAGTTATGAAAAGGGAATTGTCCTTCATATTTTTCATTTTATTATCATTTGCTCCCCTGCGCGGTGGAAATTGCCACTTTGGTCAACCCCTCTTCTGGTCGTTTGCTTATCCCTTCCCCATTCCCACCCAGTTCGGCGCCTACTATACAGTTTTGGAAGAGGAAAATACTATCGTACCCTTTGCCAATTTAGAATTTGGGGGTTTCTATAGCTTAAAAAATTCTCTCTCTCTCCTTCTCCGTCCCGGTTACGCGGTTGATAAGGGAGATGACTGGCTCCGCATCCATGCCTTTCTCCTCCACCGTTGGCACCTCATAAAAGATGAGCCCCTCCCTTATGACCATGATGCCTTAACCTTAGGATTGGGTCTCGGTGGTTTTGCGGTGGACAAAACTGGAGAAGATGGTTTTAAATTTGGACCAGCAGTCATCTTAAAATTTGCTGGTTGGACAAATAAAATCTCCTGGGTGAATGACCTTAGAGGAATCTTTGAACTGGAAGGGGTAATCGGGTTTTTGGATGAGGAAGAGGAAGGATTCCGGATCAATAAGAAGGCTACGGGTATCGGAGCGACAATTGGCTTTTGGATGCCGACCAATTGGCGTTGGCTCTTTTTCTATTAATTTCCGGGTATAAGAAGATTTAAGTTCTTTCTTCTTCTCTTTTTCTTCTTAAAGGGAGATGATTTAGGGGAAAGGGTTGCGCAAACCTTCTCCCACCTTCTTAAAATTTCTCACCTCCAGCCGGCAAAGATTGGGATTTACCTTTACTCTTTAGACGAAGGGAAGATCATCTTTGCCCACAACGAAAGAAAGAGTTTCCTTCCCGCCTCCAATCAGAAATTATTCGTCTCTGCCTGTGCCTTAGAAATTTGGGATGAGAAATTTAAGAGAATCCTTTCTTCTAAGATTAAAAAGAGAAAATTCCTCAAAAGGCACAACCTCTTCTTAGAGATTAATAGCAAAAGCAATAACTACCTGGCGAACTTAACCTTCTGGGCGATTGGGAGGTATAAGAAGACTTCTCCCCAATGGGCAATCAAAAGTTATCTCAAAAGGCACAACCTGCCAACAACCGGCCTCCTTTTAGTTGATGGCTCCGGTCGCTCAAGAAAAAATCGGGCAACCCCTTTTGCGATAATTAAACTCTTAAACTTCCTCTACCACTCCCCTTGGAAAGATGATTTTTTAGGAAGTCTGGCGGTTGCCGGAAAGAGGGGGACATTGAAAAGAAGGTTATTATCCCTCCGGGGCTGTGTCTATGCCAAAACCGGCTCTCTTTATGGGGTGAAGACCCTCTCCGGTTATCTCTTCTCCCCCCGCGGCAATTTTTCCTTTTCCATTCTCATCAACGACCGAAAGGAAGGATTTAGCAATTGGGATTTTATGGAAAAACTGCTCTCTTCCTTAAAAGATTAAAAACTTATGTAGATAACGGACATCAATCTTGCCGGAGGAGATTTTAATCAGGATATGGTCATCCCCGGGTGCCGTTTGGTAATCGGTATCACCGAAGTCGGTGCGGTAAATTTGGGCACCGAATTTCCGAAGGCGCAAGACAACGGAACTATCCGGTAGGATATGACCGCCAAATTTTTTTCGGCCCGCAGTAATCACCGCCACCTCCGGCCGGACCGCGGCGAGGAACTCCTCGGTGGAGGAGGTTTCACTCCCGTGATGGGCGACTTTCAAAATGTGGGAACGGAGAATTTCTTTATTTTTATCAACTAACCTCCTTTCCACAAGACAACAATTTTTAGAGTCTTCTTTTCTCTCTCTCCCTTCAATATCTCCGGTGAGGAGAATCTTCTTCCCTTCGTATTCAATCTTCAAGACGATACTATTATTATTCTCCTCTTTTCCCAATTTTTCCGGATTTAGGATAAAAACCTCCATCTCCTTTCCCCAGAATATCGTCTCACCCGCCTGGACAATCCGCCAGGAACAACCTTCTTGGGCCGCTAATTCCAGGAAGCGCCCATTTAATTCTCCCTTCTTTTCCTTCGTGTTAGTGAGAATCATTCGCACCGGAAAACTTTCTAAGACCGGAATGAGACCGCCGATGTGGTCGGAATGGAAGTGGGTGGCGATGAGACAATCAATCGTATCAATCCGGTTCTGCCGGAGGAAAGGGAGGAGGATCTCTCTCCCCATCCTTTCCTCTCCGCCGTCAATCAGGATACACAACCCTTCATACTCTCCATTACCCCTAATGCCATCATCCGGAGTTTGAAGGAAGATACAATCACCGTGTCCCACATCCAAGAAATAAATCTTTAACGAAAGTTCCTTCCTCTCCGAGCAGAAAAGAAGGGATAGTAAGAGACACAAAAATTCTTTCTTAAAGGGTTGCGGCAAACTACTTTCTATTCATAATCTCTAATGATGGCTAAGAGTTCCTCTTCGGTCTTTGCCTTATTCAACTTAATCCGCACCTCATCCTTCCTCACCAATTTGGAAATTTTGGCTAAGGTGTAGATATATTCTTCCTTTTTATCCTCCGGGGCACTAATCAAAAATAGGAGATGGGATGGTTTCTTATCCAGGCTGGCAAAATCAACCCCTTCTTCGGACCGGCCAAAGACCAAAACCAAGTCCTTAACCGCTTTGGTGCGGGCGTGGGGAATTGCCACACCCATACCAATGCCGGTGCTCTCTAAGTTCTCCCGACGGAGAATCTCGGTAAAGAACTCGTCGGTATTTAGGATTAATCCCTTATCAATTAAAACCTGCGCCATCTCCTTTATCACCTCAACTTTCTCCTTTGCCTTAATGTTTAAAATCACTCCCCCTCTTTCTAAAAGTTCTACTAACCGGACCATTCTCCCTCCATCACAGAATTATTATCCCTTTATTTATTTCTAATAATCGCTCCCAATTTAATTGCCTCTCTCGGCTAAAGATTAAGAAATCAATCTCATAACTCTCCATAACCTCTCTCAAAATCTGATTCACCTTCCCTTCCAATAAGAGAAGGGAGGTTTTCACCCCTTTCCGGGCCGATAAATCTTCCGCCTCATATAATTTTTTCCAGGCAATCTCTTCTAGCTCGTCCTTCACCACTTCTCGCTTCTTATTTTCCCTCTTCATCTTTTCCCGGACGAGGTTTTCGTCAATTATGTAAAGGGCAAAGATTTTGGCGGAGAACTTTTCCGCCAATTCTAAGGTGAAATCCAAAACGGGGGGTGGAGCATCATTCAAGAAGAGGAGAAGGCGGTTTAGCCTCACTTGCCGATACAGAAACGAGAAAATATCCGGTCTAAAATCTCTTCGCTCGTCACCTCACCAGTAATCTCCGCTAAGGAATTGATCGCTGATTTTATCTCGTAGGCAATTGTCTCCCAGTAAGGTTCTTTCTGCGCCCGACCTAAGGCGGCCGCTGCTCTCCTTAAGAGGTCGTGATGGCGGAATTCGGAGAGATAAAACTCCTCCTCCCCGTTGAGAAATTGGCGGGCTAAAAGTTCTTTCAACTCTTCAATCCCGGTCCCTTCTTTACAAGAGATAGGAAGTGGTGGGGGGAGGATCTCTTCTCCCTCGGTAAGGTGAGGAGGAAGGTCCGATTTGTTGCGCACAATAACCCGCTTCTTTTGGGCGGTCAAGCGGATAATCTCATAATCCTCTTCGGTGAGGGGTTGGGAATGGTCAAGAACCACAATCACCAGATCCGCCTCCCGCAGATACTCCTCAGTCTTCTCCCAACCCAACTCCTCCAATTTCTCCCTCTGCACCCGAAAACCACAGGTGTCAATCAACCGGAAGGGGATTCCCTTTAAGGATATTGTCTCGCTAATCGCATCTCGGGTCGTTCCGGGTATTTCCGTCACCAAAGCGCGTTCCTTTCCCAAGAGGCGATTAAAAAGACTTGACTTCCCCACGTTCGCTTTGCCGACAATCGGACATTTTACCCCCTTTTGGATGAAAACTTCCTTTTCCCCCTTCTTCACCAACTCTCCTATTCTTTCCTTTAATTTCTCTAATCGCCTCCGGCAGCATTCTAAGAAATCACTCTCCTTTTCGGAAAATTCAATCTCATTTTCCACCTCGGCTAAAAGCTCTTTCATCTCCCCAACTATTTCCTTCATTCTTTGCGAGAGGGAACCTTTCATCTGTTTGAGGGCCGCTTGGGCCTGGAGTTCGGTGCGGGCTGAGGTTAAAGCCAGAATCCCTTCCGCTTGGGCTAAATCAATCTTCCCGGCCAGAAAGCGCCGCTTCGTAAACTCTCCGGGTAAGGCTTGGCGACAGCCGTAGCGGAGGAGAAGGGAAATGATACGTTCCGGACAGTAAAAGCCCCCGTGGCAGAATATCTCCACCATATCTTCTCCGGTATAACTGTGAGGGGAATGATAGGTTGCCAAAAGGACCTTATCAATCAATTCTTTTGCCTCCGGGTCAATGATTTCGCCAGGAATTAATTTTTGGGCGGGGAGGTGGGAAAGTCTTTTCTCCTTTCCTGAGGCAAGAAAGATCCGCTCCACAATAGAAAAAGCCTCTCTGCCCGAAACCCGGATGACGGCGATTGCCGAGAGGCCGGGCGGGGTGGCTAAGGCGCAGATGGTAGAGAAAATTTCCGCCACTTTATAAATTGGGAGCGATAATCACATTCCT
It encodes the following:
- a CDS encoding D-alanyl-D-alanine carboxypeptidase; this translates as MKKRKFLKRHNLFLEINSKSNNYLANLTFWAIGRYKKTSPQWAIKSYLKRHNLPTTGLLLVDGSGRSRKNRATPFAIIKLLNFLYHSPWKDDFLGSLAVAGKRGTLKRRLLSLRGCVYAKTGSLYGVKTLSGYLFSPRGNFSFSILINDRKEGFSNWDFMEKLLSSLKD
- a CDS encoding MBL fold metallo-hydrolase; the protein is MCLLLSLLFCSERKELSLKIYFLDVGHGDCIFLQTPDDGIRGNGEYEGLCILIDGGEERMGREILLPFLRQNRIDTIDCLIATHFHSDHIGGLIPVLESFPVRMILTNTKEKKGELNGRFLELAAQEGCSWRIVQAGETIFWGKEMEVFILNPEKLGKEENNNSIVLKIEYEGKKILLTGDIEGRERKEDSKNCCLVERRLVDKNKEILRSHILKVAHHGSETSSTEEFLAAVRPEVAVITAGRKKFGGHILPDSSVVLRLRKFGAQIYRTDFGDTDYQTAPGDDHILIKISSGKIDVRYLHKFLIF
- a CDS encoding PTS sugar transporter subunit IIA, with amino-acid sequence MVRLVELLERGGVILNIKAKEKVEVIKEMAQVLIDKGLILNTDEFFTEILRRENLESTGIGMGVAIPHARTKAVKDLVLVFGRSEEGVDFASLDKKPSHLLFLISAPEDKKEEYIYTLAKISKLVRKDEVRIKLNKAKTEEELLAIIRDYE
- a CDS encoding universal stress protein, whose product is MRLNRLLLFLNDAPPPVLDFTLELAEKFSAKIFALYIIDENLVREKMKRENKKREVVKDELEEIAWKKLYEAEDLSARKGVKTSLLLLEGKVNQILREVMESYEIDFLIFSRERQLNWERLLEINKGIIIL
- the mnmE gene encoding tRNA uridine-5-carboxymethylaminomethyl(34) synthesis GTPase MnmE → MAEIFSTICALATPPGLSAIAVIRVSGREAFSIVERIFLASGKEKRLSHLPAQKLIPGEIIDPEAKELIDKVLLATYHSPHSYTGEDMVEIFCHGGFYCPERIISLLLRYGCRQALPGEFTKRRFLAGKIDLAQAEGILALTSARTELQAQAALKQMKGSLSQRMKEIVGEMKELLAEVENEIEFSEKESDFLECCRRRLEKLKERIGELVKKGEKEVFIQKGVKCPIVGKANVGKSSLFNRLLGKERALVTEIPGTTRDAISETISLKGIPFRLIDTCGFRVQREKLEELGWEKTEEYLREADLVIVVLDHSQPLTEEDYEIIRLTAQKKRVIVRNKSDLPPHLTEGEEILPPPLPISCKEGTGIEELKELLARQFLNGEEEFYLSEFRHHDLLRRAAAALGRAQKEPYWETIAYEIKSAINSLAEITGEVTSEEILDRIFSRFCIGK